The following are from one region of the Alicyclobacillus fastidiosus genome:
- a CDS encoding class I SAM-dependent methyltransferase codes for MTTPLPAIATAPRNATAEQIELAIRLAKHFNVRYVERGDQGLEQLYERCGVQAIIVADDPVKLWNRAAATPLFFHPSMGAQRIERMERGETDRLLKVMGLGPGQVVVDATLGLGSDALVFAYHVGPSGQVVGLEASPYLYGVLTAVKQFGAARYPEATRLLRAVDIHCVHHLTWLRDQPDDSVDAIYFDPMFRTPEEESSSMAPLRSFAESSALLPEAVEEAKRVARKCVVVKERPTSGVFYRLGLTPDLPRRKIAYGVWNKQV; via the coding sequence ATGACGACTCCTTTGCCGGCCATCGCCACGGCACCGCGCAACGCGACGGCGGAACAAATCGAGCTGGCGATTAGGCTCGCAAAGCACTTTAACGTGCGCTATGTCGAGCGCGGCGATCAAGGGCTCGAGCAGTTGTACGAGCGCTGTGGGGTACAGGCCATCATCGTCGCAGACGATCCTGTGAAATTGTGGAACCGCGCGGCAGCCACGCCGCTGTTTTTCCATCCGAGCATGGGGGCGCAGCGGATCGAGCGGATGGAGCGGGGCGAAACGGACAGGCTCTTGAAGGTGATGGGGCTAGGGCCAGGGCAGGTTGTGGTCGACGCGACGCTTGGGCTCGGCAGCGACGCGTTGGTCTTCGCCTATCACGTCGGGCCGAGCGGTCAGGTCGTCGGGTTGGAAGCGAGCCCTTATCTATATGGGGTCTTAACCGCGGTCAAGCAGTTCGGCGCCGCCCGCTATCCGGAGGCGACGCGGCTGTTGCGCGCGGTCGATATCCACTGCGTCCACCATTTGACATGGCTCCGAGATCAGCCGGACGACAGCGTCGACGCGATCTATTTCGATCCGATGTTTCGAACGCCTGAGGAGGAGTCATCCTCCATGGCGCCGCTGCGCAGTTTCGCCGAATCGTCCGCCTTGTTGCCGGAAGCGGTCGAAGAGGCGAAGCGCGTCGCTCGAAAGTGTGTAGTGGTGAAGGAACGGCCGACGTCCGGGGTGTTTTATCGCCTTGGCTTGACGCCAGATCTCCCTCGCCGAAAAATTGCCTACGGAGTGTGGAATAAGCAGGTATGA
- a CDS encoding tripartite tricarboxylate transporter substrate-binding protein codes for MNFTFKRFAVGAVSALTLAALASGCGTTSSASTSGSAGDSGATAGSTQATGQSAAAFFKGKTMQLIVPYGPGGGYDQWARLIAPYLQKYLGLRQVEVVNAPGGGGLVGTNEVYAAKPDGLTIGDTNAGGDVFDQMVGASGMTFDVTKMTWLARPDDDPHVIAVHPSGSYQSFADLEKAKQPVKALATGKGSSDYNAAVIAFNAFHIPFDMVAAFSGSSDEKAAFLRGDGDTTSLSASDVAQAGDKAKVVVLQSDQSFDKLPGVPTIVDLAQQAGLSANTIAGLKAMANIMDLGHAFIAPPGVPADRIQAIEHAMSESLQDPNFVAEAQKAHLYVGYLSGSQLTNMVQEAMNNTNLLKPLLDDQK; via the coding sequence ATGAACTTTACTTTCAAACGTTTCGCAGTTGGAGCCGTTTCTGCTTTAACCTTGGCCGCGCTCGCGAGCGGGTGTGGGACCACGTCATCAGCGTCCACCTCGGGCTCGGCGGGGGACAGCGGCGCGACGGCAGGGTCCACGCAGGCGACTGGCCAGTCGGCCGCGGCGTTCTTCAAGGGGAAGACGATGCAACTCATCGTACCGTACGGGCCCGGCGGCGGCTACGACCAGTGGGCGCGCCTGATTGCACCGTATCTGCAAAAATACCTTGGCCTGAGACAGGTGGAAGTCGTTAATGCACCCGGTGGTGGCGGTTTGGTCGGAACGAATGAGGTGTATGCGGCGAAGCCCGACGGGCTCACCATCGGCGATACGAATGCGGGTGGCGACGTATTTGACCAAATGGTTGGCGCCAGTGGGATGACGTTCGACGTGACTAAGATGACGTGGTTAGCTCGGCCCGACGACGATCCGCACGTGATTGCTGTTCATCCGAGTGGCTCATATCAATCTTTCGCCGATTTAGAAAAGGCGAAGCAGCCGGTGAAGGCCCTGGCTACAGGAAAGGGAAGCTCTGATTACAACGCCGCCGTGATCGCGTTCAACGCATTTCACATCCCATTCGACATGGTGGCCGCCTTCAGCGGAAGCAGCGACGAAAAGGCTGCATTTCTGCGGGGGGACGGAGACACCACATCACTCTCCGCTTCCGACGTGGCTCAGGCGGGTGACAAAGCGAAGGTAGTCGTTTTGCAGTCTGATCAGTCCTTTGACAAGCTGCCGGGCGTCCCAACGATTGTCGATCTGGCACAGCAGGCTGGACTGAGCGCGAATACGATTGCGGGGTTAAAGGCGATGGCGAACATCATGGACCTCGGCCATGCCTTTATTGCGCCGCCCGGAGTTCCGGCGGACCGCATTCAAGCCATCGAGCATGCGATGTCAGAGTCCTTGCAAGACCCTAATTTTGTGGCAGAAGCACAAAAAGCACACTTATACGTCGGATATCTATCCGGATCACAACTCACCAACATGGTGCAGGAAGCGATGAACAACACGAACCTGTTAAAACCTCTGCTCGACGACCAGAAATAA
- the mutL gene encoding DNA mismatch repair endonuclease MutL yields MGNIQTMSTSLANQIAAGEVVVRPASCVKELIENSLDAGAKQISVTLREGGIAQIVVQDDGAGMDEADAQMAFRRHATSKLFHERDLVRIHTLGFRGEALASIAAVSRVTLTTREGGSEYGVCVRVEGGEMSPVEHVGATFGTRIEVADLFYNTPARLKYLRTVQTEQAKSVETVQKAALSRPDVAFTCQTEHHVLFQTPGNGDVRAVLAALYGVGEAKQLLAIEEVTPDYRVTGFIGRPTQGRNSRAQAHLFVNGRPVRNVAVHQAVVQGYKNRLMIGKQPVYSIAIAMDPSLVDVNVHPHKAEVRFSEEADVCRCVAGAVAKALDETLLAPTPEGHRPREVSEAQPFALDFRPRQSDDGTGHEQRRASLGGTRLSYPSGARSQSPSARELELAYGKPATGQERENAVVMEGDGTSSNAADGLAQELFAQARKENWQLRPIGQALGMYVLADDGESLYIIDQHAAHERILFEEFYKRLSGREVHAMPLLAPIQLTLTPSVHARVTEAADRLAQLGLTIEPFGGYDVVVRTVPDVWEGLDVHALAEETIAGIPSAGASSEDFFQTMHDVIATRACKAAVKANWYLSQEELEALCHALTEVEDPFHCPHGRPIFLQWTGKQLEKEFKRIV; encoded by the coding sequence ATGGGGAACATTCAAACGATGTCGACCTCGCTCGCCAATCAGATCGCCGCAGGGGAAGTGGTGGTTCGACCGGCTTCGTGCGTCAAGGAGTTAATCGAAAACAGTCTGGATGCGGGAGCGAAGCAGATCTCCGTGACGCTTAGAGAGGGCGGCATCGCACAGATCGTCGTCCAGGACGACGGCGCGGGAATGGACGAAGCAGACGCGCAAATGGCGTTTCGCCGCCATGCGACGAGCAAATTGTTCCACGAGCGAGACCTCGTTCGCATTCACACGTTGGGGTTTCGCGGTGAAGCTCTGGCGTCCATTGCGGCCGTTTCGCGGGTGACCTTGACGACGCGCGAGGGGGGCTCTGAATACGGCGTCTGCGTCCGTGTGGAGGGCGGGGAGATGAGCCCCGTCGAGCACGTCGGTGCAACCTTTGGAACGCGAATTGAAGTGGCTGATTTATTCTACAACACGCCTGCAAGACTGAAGTATCTGCGGACAGTCCAGACCGAGCAGGCCAAGTCGGTCGAGACGGTGCAAAAGGCCGCCTTGTCCCGGCCAGACGTGGCGTTCACCTGTCAGACGGAGCATCACGTGCTCTTTCAAACGCCTGGCAACGGGGACGTGCGAGCGGTGCTCGCGGCGCTGTACGGCGTCGGCGAGGCCAAGCAACTACTCGCCATCGAAGAGGTGACACCCGATTACCGCGTCACGGGATTTATCGGACGACCGACACAAGGGCGCAACAGCCGAGCGCAAGCCCACTTGTTCGTCAACGGTCGACCGGTGCGCAACGTAGCTGTGCACCAGGCCGTTGTGCAAGGGTACAAAAACCGCTTGATGATCGGCAAACAGCCGGTGTATAGCATCGCGATCGCGATGGACCCGAGTCTCGTCGACGTGAATGTACACCCGCACAAGGCGGAAGTGCGGTTTAGTGAAGAGGCCGACGTGTGCCGGTGCGTGGCGGGCGCCGTGGCCAAGGCGCTCGACGAAACGCTGCTGGCGCCGACGCCGGAGGGGCACAGGCCGCGGGAAGTGTCGGAGGCACAGCCGTTTGCCCTCGATTTTCGGCCTAGACAGTCGGATGACGGGACGGGCCACGAGCAGAGGCGGGCGTCTCTTGGTGGAACTCGCCTCTCCTATCCGAGTGGTGCGCGCTCGCAGAGCCCGTCTGCGCGAGAGCTGGAGCTCGCCTACGGCAAGCCGGCGACTGGCCAAGAGCGCGAGAACGCCGTGGTGATGGAGGGCGATGGCACCTCGTCGAATGCGGCTGACGGACTGGCGCAGGAGTTGTTTGCGCAGGCCCGCAAAGAAAACTGGCAGCTGCGGCCAATCGGTCAGGCGCTTGGCATGTACGTCTTAGCGGACGACGGCGAATCGCTGTATATTATTGATCAACACGCCGCACACGAGCGCATCTTGTTCGAGGAGTTCTACAAGCGGTTATCTGGGCGCGAGGTTCATGCGATGCCGCTGCTCGCCCCGATTCAACTCACCTTGACGCCCTCGGTCCACGCGCGGGTGACGGAAGCTGCCGACCGCCTCGCTCAGTTGGGGCTGACCATCGAGCCGTTTGGCGGTTACGACGTGGTCGTCCGCACCGTACCAGACGTGTGGGAAGGACTCGACGTCCACGCGTTGGCGGAAGAGACGATTGCAGGCATTCCGAGTGCGGGCGCATCGAGTGAGGACTTCTTCCAGACGATGCACGACGTGATTGCGACAAGGGCGTGCAAGGCGGCGGTCAAGGCCAATTGGTATTTGTCGCAAGAGGAACTGGAGGCGCTGTGCCACGCGTTGACAGAGGTAGAAGACCCGTTTCACTGTCCACATGGTCGACCTATCTTCCTTCAGTGGACAGGGAAGCAGTTAGAGAAGGAGTTTAAGCGCATTGTCTGA
- a CDS encoding ethanolamine ammonia-lyase reactivating factor EutA, with translation MDAQLWFTVEADGLPMYLHDIGDDHFHEEDGETSLETNGLWVSDNFQLMSVGVDIGSASTQVVFSKLTLERMGSALSSRYRVIGRESIYRSPIALTPYRDVHRIDAEALGSIIENAYQGARVSPNDVDTGAVILTGEAIRRENAQAISHLLSVQSGRFVCAIAGHNMEALLAAYGSGTVYLSYRHKARILNIDVGGGTTKFAVAERGKVVDTAAIHVGGRLIATDANGCITRLEPGGEAAARAVGIHLVEGERLTSQMKGRIAKWMAEQVYEAVVRPNAGAHGHRLFLTDPLAHRAPYAGIVFSGGVGEYVYDLESSDFGDLGPYLGRELRARFMHHSQVGPMLDASERIRATVLGASEYSLQISGNTLFLTSSKVLPVRNLQVVHAPCDLHHDIDPPRISKQIADHIKRFDLVDGQSDFALSFHWGGPPSYPRLRAFCEALVGAIPESFKGKRQVSLVLDGDIAQSVGRILTGELGVSSPLLVLDGILLQDFDFIDIGRMIQPAGVVPVTVKSLVFEMTQRDPSAAPHVH, from the coding sequence TTGGATGCGCAGCTATGGTTCACCGTCGAAGCCGACGGGCTCCCCATGTACCTTCACGACATTGGCGATGATCACTTCCACGAGGAGGACGGTGAGACGTCGCTCGAGACGAACGGTTTGTGGGTGTCCGACAACTTCCAATTGATGAGCGTCGGCGTCGACATTGGTTCCGCATCCACCCAGGTCGTATTTTCAAAACTGACGTTGGAGCGCATGGGCAGTGCACTTTCCAGCAGGTACCGCGTCATCGGACGGGAGTCCATCTATCGATCGCCCATAGCCTTAACGCCGTATCGAGACGTCCATCGAATCGATGCGGAAGCTTTGGGAAGCATCATTGAAAACGCTTACCAAGGAGCTCGGGTGTCACCGAATGATGTCGATACTGGGGCGGTGATCTTGACCGGCGAGGCGATTCGCCGGGAGAACGCACAGGCCATCAGTCACCTGTTATCCGTTCAGAGTGGTCGATTCGTCTGCGCGATTGCGGGACACAACATGGAGGCGCTGTTGGCCGCTTATGGTTCCGGGACAGTTTACCTTTCCTACCGGCACAAGGCGCGCATTTTAAACATCGACGTCGGCGGTGGAACGACGAAGTTCGCCGTCGCCGAACGTGGAAAGGTCGTTGACACGGCCGCCATTCACGTCGGTGGGCGCCTCATCGCAACCGATGCAAACGGGTGTATCACGCGGCTGGAACCAGGTGGTGAGGCGGCGGCCAGGGCGGTTGGCATCCATCTCGTGGAGGGCGAGCGACTCACCTCGCAGATGAAAGGGCGCATCGCGAAGTGGATGGCGGAGCAGGTGTACGAGGCAGTCGTTCGTCCGAACGCTGGCGCACACGGACACCGTCTGTTTCTGACCGATCCGCTGGCTCACCGAGCACCGTATGCCGGAATCGTCTTCTCTGGAGGCGTGGGCGAATACGTCTACGACCTGGAGTCATCGGATTTCGGGGACCTCGGTCCCTACCTCGGGCGGGAACTCCGCGCCCGGTTTATGCACCACTCGCAAGTCGGCCCGATGCTCGACGCTTCCGAGCGAATTCGCGCGACCGTCTTAGGAGCGTCCGAGTACAGTCTGCAAATCAGCGGCAACACGCTATTTCTCACGAGTTCAAAAGTCTTGCCCGTGCGCAACCTGCAAGTCGTACATGCGCCATGTGACTTGCATCACGACATTGATCCGCCGCGAATTTCAAAACAGATCGCCGATCACATCAAGCGGTTCGATCTCGTCGACGGGCAATCCGATTTCGCCCTTTCGTTTCACTGGGGCGGACCGCCCTCGTATCCGCGGTTGCGGGCGTTTTGTGAGGCGCTCGTCGGAGCCATTCCCGAGTCGTTCAAAGGAAAACGTCAGGTGTCACTCGTGCTGGATGGCGACATCGCTCAAAGTGTCGGGCGGATTTTAACAGGCGAACTTGGGGTGTCGAGTCCACTGCTGGTCCTGGACGGAATCCTGTTGCAGGACTTCGACTTCATCGACATCGGTCGCATGATTCAACCTGCTGGCGTCGTCCCGGTGACGGTCAAGTCTTTGGTTTTTGAGATGACACAGCGAGACCCGTCGGCGGCCCCACACGTTCACTGA
- a CDS encoding ethanolamine ammonia lyase-activating protein, whose amino-acid sequence MPKVSEELAKRFATEKGSKYQDWVQSEGLDIIAAHYVPNLHHVDVKPWPRRGGAGVYINHEASRHSNDCYVCDIPAGGKLAPQRQLYEEMIYVLDGHGSTSVWNDAGQRVTFEWNAGSLFAIPLNCWHQHFNGSGLEKARYLAVTNAPMVINLYEEVDFVFNTPYDFTSRFHGEPEYFANEGTQNGFLLETNFVANTRSLPLINAKERGAGGGHIRFNLAKGSMNSHISEFPVGTYKKAHLHGPGAHVIILDGSGFSFMWPENSPLNRYDWQEGSMIVPPDRWYHQHFNTGATPARYLALKYEGTSIRNEQGVPKAWISKRIGGDQIDYADEDEMVRRVFEEELSKNGLESQMKRVYEAELAALEASGSAHE is encoded by the coding sequence GTGCCAAAGGTGTCGGAAGAGCTTGCAAAACGGTTTGCCACAGAAAAGGGTTCAAAGTATCAGGACTGGGTGCAGAGCGAGGGACTGGACATTATCGCCGCACATTATGTCCCCAACTTGCACCATGTCGACGTGAAGCCGTGGCCGCGGCGGGGCGGAGCTGGCGTCTACATCAACCACGAGGCGTCGCGACACTCAAACGATTGTTACGTGTGCGACATTCCGGCGGGCGGGAAACTGGCTCCTCAACGGCAACTGTACGAAGAGATGATCTACGTTCTGGATGGGCACGGGTCGACGTCCGTGTGGAACGACGCGGGCCAGCGCGTGACGTTTGAGTGGAACGCTGGCTCACTGTTCGCCATCCCCCTCAACTGTTGGCACCAGCATTTCAATGGGTCTGGTCTGGAAAAGGCTCGTTACTTGGCCGTGACCAACGCGCCAATGGTCATCAACCTGTATGAGGAAGTCGATTTTGTGTTCAACACGCCGTATGACTTCACGAGCCGGTTCCACGGAGAACCCGAGTACTTCGCCAATGAGGGGACGCAAAACGGGTTCCTCTTGGAGACGAACTTTGTCGCCAATACGCGGTCGTTGCCCCTCATCAATGCGAAAGAACGAGGAGCTGGAGGTGGACATATTCGCTTTAACCTGGCGAAGGGATCGATGAACAGCCACATTTCCGAATTTCCCGTCGGCACGTATAAGAAGGCGCATTTACACGGTCCCGGCGCGCACGTGATCATCCTTGATGGCTCCGGATTCAGCTTCATGTGGCCCGAAAATTCTCCTTTGAATCGGTATGACTGGCAGGAGGGAAGCATGATTGTGCCGCCGGATCGGTGGTATCATCAGCACTTCAACACGGGTGCGACACCGGCTCGATATCTGGCCCTGAAGTACGAAGGAACGTCGATACGAAACGAGCAGGGCGTGCCCAAGGCGTGGATCAGCAAGCGCATCGGTGGAGACCAAATCGATTACGCGGACGAGGATGAAATGGTACGCCGCGTCTTTGAAGAAGAATTGTCGAAAAACGGGCTGGAATCGCAGATGAAGCGGGTGTACGAGGCAGAGCTGGCGGCTTTAGAAGCGTCAGGGTCGGCGCATGAATAG
- the miaA gene encoding tRNA (adenosine(37)-N6)-dimethylallyltransferase MiaA yields MSKQSVICVVGPTAVGKSDVAIDIALEYGGEVISADSMQVYRGMDIGTAKLSPEEQRGVAHHMLDVAEPTDSFTVATWKAAVDDLIHEIAQRDMLPIVCGGTGLYIRAVTDDLTFGDRPQASHIRTRWQAYAEAHGALALHQELSQVDPASAARLHPNDVKRVIRALEVAQTAPAPLSQGYDFTEKTGRYDVLLLGLWMERQALYQRVELRVDKMIEQGLEAEVRRLLAAGASAELPALQAIGYKEIVQYLRGDCTFDEAVDAIKRNTRRFVKRQLSWFRRDARIHWFERTADGAFADGEADRMRCTIRDFVEGKCHIRHE; encoded by the coding sequence ATGAGCAAGCAATCAGTCATCTGCGTCGTCGGGCCGACCGCTGTCGGCAAGAGCGACGTCGCCATCGATATCGCGCTCGAGTACGGTGGGGAGGTCATCTCCGCCGACTCGATGCAAGTGTATCGCGGCATGGACATCGGAACTGCGAAATTGTCGCCTGAAGAACAGCGCGGGGTGGCGCATCACATGCTCGATGTCGCCGAGCCGACGGACTCATTTACGGTGGCCACCTGGAAAGCGGCGGTGGACGATCTCATTCACGAGATCGCACAGCGCGACATGCTGCCGATTGTCTGTGGCGGGACGGGACTTTACATCCGTGCCGTGACCGACGACTTGACGTTCGGCGACCGGCCGCAGGCGTCGCACATCCGCACTCGCTGGCAGGCTTACGCCGAGGCGCACGGGGCTCTGGCATTGCACCAGGAGCTTTCGCAGGTCGATCCAGCCAGCGCCGCCCGCCTTCACCCCAACGACGTCAAGCGCGTGATTCGCGCACTGGAGGTCGCACAGACGGCTCCGGCCCCGCTCTCGCAGGGCTACGACTTCACGGAGAAGACGGGGCGGTACGACGTGTTGCTCCTCGGGTTGTGGATGGAGCGCCAGGCGCTGTATCAGCGCGTGGAACTGCGCGTGGACAAGATGATTGAACAGGGGCTCGAGGCGGAGGTGCGGCGCCTCTTGGCCGCGGGGGCGAGCGCAGAGCTGCCCGCCTTGCAGGCTATCGGATACAAGGAAATAGTGCAGTATTTGCGCGGGGACTGCACATTTGATGAGGCCGTCGACGCCATCAAACGCAACACGAGGCGCTTCGTCAAGCGGCAACTTTCGTGGTTTCGCCGCGATGCGCGAATCCACTGGTTTGAGCGAACGGCCGACGGGGCGTTTGCAGATGGCGAGGCGGATCGAATGCGCTGTACGATTCGCGATTTCGTGGAAGGAAAATGCCACATCCGCCACGAATAG
- a CDS encoding tripartite tricarboxylate transporter permease, translating into MLHQMILGFDSLFTLDGMLMILFGSVLGTFVGAIPGLGGAVLMTMLLPFIYGMPVIPALCLLLAAHSGIYFSGSVTAILLNTPGAPESAATTFDGYAMTRRGQAKRALGISALSTTVGGWIGVGLLLIVIPFMFQLIKLFQPSEYLVLAILAIVLIGQMRSGSMTKGLLSGLFGLMMSFVGYDPITGVQRFTFHQLALYNGFNITAVALGIFAFAEMFHLYSLKRARTDAANVNLLGRTPGSGVLDGIKDVLAHPWLMIRSAILGTLLGVVPGIGGVAANFISYGQAMKTSKHPEKFGTGIPEGIIAPESSSISKEAGNLVPTVALGVPGGVGMAVLMSGFTILGIVPGPSMLKSNLDAVFAMAFVIAIGSLLSSAMGLAIVPLLARISRVRSAILVPFIFALAALGSYAADQSMGQVIAVFGFGIVGLLMKRFNYSVPAAMIGFILGSVAEQNLYLTQQLFGLSMFKRPLTDFMILVILFVVLNPYLKRFRRTPVGAKGEMSA; encoded by the coding sequence ATGCTGCACCAGATGATACTAGGCTTTGACTCGCTGTTCACACTCGACGGAATGCTGATGATTCTCTTCGGCTCCGTGCTCGGTACTTTCGTCGGTGCCATTCCAGGTCTCGGCGGGGCCGTACTGATGACCATGTTGCTTCCGTTTATTTACGGAATGCCGGTGATTCCGGCGCTATGTCTGCTCTTGGCGGCACACTCTGGCATTTACTTCAGTGGTTCGGTCACGGCGATTCTTCTCAATACGCCAGGCGCACCAGAGTCTGCGGCCACCACGTTTGACGGGTATGCCATGACCAGGCGAGGGCAAGCGAAACGGGCGCTCGGCATCTCGGCGCTGTCGACGACGGTGGGCGGCTGGATCGGGGTAGGATTGCTGCTTATCGTGATTCCCTTCATGTTCCAACTGATTAAGTTATTCCAACCATCTGAGTACCTCGTACTGGCGATTTTAGCGATTGTGCTGATTGGTCAAATGCGTTCAGGCTCGATGACGAAAGGGCTTCTCTCCGGGTTGTTCGGCCTGATGATGTCCTTTGTCGGGTATGACCCAATTACCGGCGTTCAGCGCTTCACCTTTCACCAATTAGCCCTCTACAACGGGTTCAACATCACTGCCGTGGCACTTGGCATCTTTGCTTTCGCAGAGATGTTCCACTTGTACAGTCTCAAGCGGGCGCGCACAGATGCGGCCAATGTCAACCTGTTGGGGAGGACGCCAGGTTCCGGTGTCCTAGATGGCATCAAGGATGTCCTCGCACATCCCTGGTTGATGATTCGATCGGCCATTCTCGGCACCCTCCTCGGCGTCGTTCCAGGCATTGGAGGCGTGGCTGCCAATTTCATTTCGTATGGGCAGGCCATGAAGACGTCAAAGCACCCGGAAAAATTCGGGACCGGGATACCGGAGGGCATCATTGCACCAGAGTCTTCGTCGATTTCGAAAGAGGCGGGAAATCTCGTCCCTACAGTCGCCCTGGGGGTGCCCGGCGGCGTTGGAATGGCCGTCTTGATGAGCGGATTCACGATTCTCGGCATCGTGCCAGGTCCCAGCATGCTCAAGTCGAACTTGGATGCGGTCTTCGCCATGGCGTTTGTCATCGCCATCGGCAGCTTGTTGTCGAGTGCTATGGGGCTTGCCATCGTACCGCTCCTCGCCCGGATCAGTCGCGTGCGAAGCGCCATTCTGGTGCCGTTCATCTTCGCTCTCGCCGCACTCGGTTCGTATGCGGCGGATCAGAGCATGGGGCAAGTGATTGCCGTCTTTGGTTTTGGCATCGTCGGGCTGTTGATGAAGCGCTTCAATTACTCCGTTCCAGCGGCGATGATCGGATTCATCTTGGGATCTGTCGCGGAGCAGAATTTGTATCTCACCCAACAACTATTCGGCCTATCGATGTTTAAGCGTCCGCTGACAGACTTTATGATCCTGGTCATCTTGTTTGTCGTCCTAAACCCGTATCTGAAGCGATTCCGGCGGACGCCCGTCGGAGCGAAGGGGGAAATGAGTGCATGA
- a CDS encoding Rieske 2Fe-2S domain-containing protein yields MLKPELNDRIARTNAGTPMGEVFRRYWIPALLSEELPEPDCPPVRVRLLGEDLVAFRDRDGQVGLLDAYCPHRGAHLFWGRNEECGLRCVYHGWKFDVTGQCVDMPNEPQESNFKDKVKTIAYPCWEAGGVVWTYMGPPDERPPHPDYEWLRAPKTHCFVSKTFEDCNYLQAVEGGIDTSHSSFAHNNNLRDKKALRSRATAPKLEVHKRAHGFTYVGIRDIGEDGLYVRAYQFVMPAQQMRGYMTNWSTGEPEEHPSVNGHIWVPVDDEHCVVYNWMYSADPNHPLPREYCIEHETLFGRGPSNSLPGYRLIRNKSNDYLIDREVQRTMTFTGISGINTQDFALQETMLPIVDRSRERLGSTDAAIIVARQLLLEATQDVAAGRAPRGVDPATHRDVRGCDRILPRGVAWQDGLANELATRF; encoded by the coding sequence TTGCTCAAGCCAGAGCTGAACGACCGCATTGCGAGAACAAATGCCGGGACCCCGATGGGTGAGGTCTTTCGCCGGTACTGGATCCCCGCATTGTTGTCCGAGGAACTTCCTGAGCCCGATTGTCCGCCAGTCCGAGTGCGCCTGTTAGGAGAGGACCTAGTCGCGTTTCGCGACCGTGACGGTCAAGTGGGACTGCTTGACGCCTATTGCCCACATCGCGGCGCACACCTGTTTTGGGGGCGCAATGAGGAATGCGGGTTGCGATGCGTATACCACGGTTGGAAGTTTGACGTGACGGGTCAATGCGTCGATATGCCGAATGAGCCCCAGGAAAGCAACTTCAAGGACAAGGTGAAGACCATCGCTTATCCGTGCTGGGAGGCTGGCGGCGTCGTTTGGACCTACATGGGGCCGCCTGACGAACGTCCTCCGCATCCGGATTACGAGTGGCTGCGAGCGCCAAAGACGCACTGCTTCGTGTCCAAAACGTTTGAAGATTGCAACTATTTGCAGGCGGTAGAGGGGGGCATCGACACATCCCACTCGTCGTTTGCCCACAATAACAACCTGCGGGATAAGAAAGCGCTTCGCTCTCGCGCCACCGCCCCCAAACTCGAGGTGCACAAACGAGCGCACGGCTTCACGTACGTAGGCATCCGAGATATTGGGGAAGATGGACTCTACGTTCGCGCCTATCAATTCGTCATGCCAGCTCAGCAGATGCGCGGATACATGACCAACTGGAGCACTGGTGAACCAGAAGAACACCCGTCAGTGAACGGACACATCTGGGTACCCGTCGACGACGAACACTGCGTCGTCTACAACTGGATGTACTCCGCTGACCCGAATCATCCGCTGCCGCGCGAATACTGCATCGAACACGAGACGCTGTTCGGGCGCGGGCCGTCGAACAGCTTGCCGGGGTACCGGTTGATTCGAAATAAGTCGAATGACTACCTTATTGATCGCGAAGTCCAGCGGACGATGACATTCACGGGGATCAGCGGCATCAACACTCAGGATTTTGCCCTCCAAGAGACGATGCTTCCGATTGTCGACCGTTCACGGGAGCGACTGGGGTCAACTGACGCGGCCATCATTGTCGCTCGACAACTGCTCTTGGAGGCTACACAGGACGTAGCAGCCGGGAGGGCACCGCGCGGTGTCGACCCAGCGACGCACCGCGACGTTCGCGGCTGCGATCGAATTTTACCGCGGGGCGTTGCGTGGCAGGACGGATTGGCAAATGAGCTGGCTACGCGGTTTTAG
- the hfq gene encoding RNA chaperone Hfq: MSKQQINIQDTFLNQVRKDRIPVIVYLVNGFQIRGIVRAFDNFTIVVEAEGKQQMIYKHAISTFIPMRQVNLASETTSSDTESEA; this comes from the coding sequence ATGAGCAAGCAGCAAATTAACATCCAAGATACGTTTTTGAATCAAGTACGCAAGGACCGTATACCGGTCATTGTATATCTGGTGAACGGCTTCCAAATTCGCGGTATCGTGCGCGCGTTCGACAATTTCACTATCGTCGTGGAAGCAGAAGGTAAGCAACAGATGATCTACAAGCATGCTATCTCCACGTTTATTCCGATGCGGCAAGTCAATCTCGCTTCTGAAACCACGTCGTCCGACACTGAGTCAGAAGCGTAA